The Dehalogenimonas lykanthroporepellens BL-DC-9 genome includes a window with the following:
- a CDS encoding metallophosphoesterase (PFAM: metallophosphoesterase~KEGG: deg:DehalGT_1403 metallophosphoesterase) — protein sequence MKILCIGDIIGKPGRRAVKEILPALKLGLSVDLVIANGENAAGGIGLTPDVADELFTYGIDAITTGNHIWSQSEIIPVLESELPVVRPLNYPVGVPGKAITVVKNVAVVSLMGRTFLNSLLDCPFRAMDRLLAELAGRFSHIIVDFHAEATSEKQAMSWYLDGRVTAVVGTHTHVGTIDNRVLPTGTATVADIGMVGPKDSVIGDSRDDVLKRFLTGLPNRLSVGKGRAVFNSVLITTDEQGKALTIDRIDRETTESI from the coding sequence ATGAAGATACTTTGTATTGGCGATATCATTGGTAAGCCCGGTCGTCGGGCTGTTAAGGAGATATTGCCGGCATTGAAGCTCGGTCTGAGTGTTGACCTGGTCATTGCCAACGGAGAGAATGCCGCCGGAGGCATCGGTTTGACCCCGGATGTGGCTGATGAATTATTCACCTATGGTATTGATGCAATTACTACCGGCAATCATATCTGGTCCCAATCTGAGATCATTCCCGTACTGGAAAGTGAATTACCGGTTGTACGTCCTTTAAACTATCCGGTGGGAGTTCCGGGAAAGGCCATAACTGTCGTAAAAAATGTCGCCGTAGTCAGTCTGATGGGCAGAACCTTCCTCAACAGTCTCCTGGATTGTCCTTTCCGGGCAATGGATAGATTGCTGGCGGAGTTAGCGGGCCGGTTTTCGCATATTATCGTTGATTTTCATGCTGAGGCGACCTCGGAGAAGCAAGCGATGAGTTGGTACCTGGACGGCAGGGTAACTGCGGTTGTTGGCACCCACACGCACGTCGGTACCATAGATAATCGAGTGTTGCCCACGGGAACGGCCACGGTTGCTGATATCGGTATGGTCGGCCCCAAAGATTCGGTCATCGGTGATTCCAGGGATGACGTACTGAAACGTTTCCTGACCGGACTCCCGAACCGACTGAGTGTCGGGAAGGGCCGGGCAGTTTTTAATTCAGTTCTTATTACAACTGATGAACAGGGGAAGGCCTTAACAATCGACAGAATTGACCGGGAAACGACAGAATCAATATGA